The genomic region TCCTTACCAGAATCCCCGGACACACGCAATAAAAGTCACGTGTGAATCTTTTGAGACCTAAATCATTGAATGAGCAACACATCCATTGTACAACCTACATAACCAACTTGTAGAATCATCAATGTCAACAACGCGTAAGCAACAAACAAATTGGAGAAACATGATTTTTCGTTACATACACTGTTATTGAGCCATGCACGTGATCTCAGTGTGCACACGTCCTCCCTTGATAGCACTAGGTGTGGTCTACCCTCATATGACGCCAAAGTTTGGTGGCCATCAAGAGAAGTGTTCATAACCCATCCTCTGATTCGTTGTTCTTCCCGCTCGGTGATTTTTCGATCCCGAAGTAATAGATGAATAGGTCGGAGAGGAGAATGTGAGGGTGATTTAAGAGTTGTGTCATCCCAAGAGAGAAAGAGGGGCGATGTGGACTTAGAGTGCGGTAGGAGGAACCTCTAGGAATGATTGCTTGGATCGGGTCTATGCTAATGGGTCTCGAGGCATAAACGCCTTTTTCTATATTTGCCCATATAATTTCGCTCTCCAGATTCCGCTGAGATAAGATGTCAGGATGCCTgtttggatttaaaaaaaattgcggTGGTCAACCATTCAGAAATTGTTTGGGAGGCTAAAAAAATTGTATACTACTACCAGAAACAATGTTATGTAGTAATAACTTGCCTGTCAAAAAATTCAGTAGAATATTCCTCAACCCCTGGAAACTCAACCAATTCTGTTGATGGTATTTTTGGTTCAAGAGCAACTGTCTCAGTTGGTTGATTAGttgattctgaatgcatgcttGTGATGATTTTCCCTTCTACCCTACCACGCTGAGGTGTTTTCATTTGAAGAGTTTTGATGCGGAGTCTGATGCCGATGGGCTGGTCATCGTCGTCATCCGCTTCCAAAGTCCCTGAATGATGGGTTGTGCGCAATGATGCGCTGCTAACTCCCTCATTCATGGTGGATCCCTGAAACCACAATATCAAACAAGTGGTTCACAAACACCTCAAAGTGCTTTCACAGTACACAAAGAACCCAATGCTAACTGACAGAGCATTTCACTTAGGTTTATTAAATAATGGCACAACAAGTAACCTGTTTAACCATAACTTTAACCCTTACTCATGTTCCAAACTGCATAGCTGCAACTAACAAATTCTAACAAGGAACATCTTGCTCACTTTAGGGTTCTCTTTTTCCTTTGTCTTATTAGTCGTGCCTGCATCCTCAGCCCTCATACATGATTGAGGTGTCATCCCTGATTCAGATCTCCGACGCAATCTCTTTGCAATTGGCTCGTCGTCATCGTCATCACCGTCCGACGCAACTGCATGTGTATCCGGGTGCTTCAAAACCTCTCTAACTCCATCCCGGCGAGAAGATTCCTGAAATCACATCAACAACATAACTTCAACGTAAATGACAGTTAAAACATAGGCTTAACAGTTTACTCGATCTACGTTTAACCACGAAAAAGAAATACTTAGTAAATGTTAATCCTAACTCACTTTTCTATGGTCCACGTCTTCTCGTTTAGGGCTTGGGTCACTTGTGTTGTCTATAATGGCACCCTCCTCGCCCCTATCTTCATTCCAGCCAGGTTCACTACAATCCTATTGTTTGCCATTAACTAGTCAGAAGACACATACAGCTAAAGCAGCATCATGTTTGATAACACGAAAATACGGACATAATAAATGACACACCCGTTAGCGACATCTTCcattacttaataataaaatgcaAAGCCATGATATTCATGCATTCAAAAAATCCATTTGCAGTGAATTGCATCATAAAACAAGCTTCAAATTAAAAATTGACTATTTTAAAACATAACCAATAAATTGATTACCTCCGGTTGAATAGTTTCTGCCATAGCGCTAAGCTCCTTGGCAGTCCATGCAGAAAGCCACGGCTCAAGTTCTTGACAACCTTCGAGTTCACCGTGCTTTAGCTTCTGAAAGTACAACACCTGGAGATATTGTATAAAGAAGTTAGTTTCAGGGATGCACATCTTAGTCACATtacattgaattttaaattaacaACATTACCAGCAACCCAAGCATGCAGCCCTCACAGGATTTATTCTTCTTATGTTGGTACTTCCTAATTTCCTGTTCTagagaattaaaaatatgcaatggcCAACGATATCTCGCCGGATCAGATACATTAAGGACTGTGTCGATGTGCCACGGGGAGATTACATGTTGCACGGTCGGGCACAAAAACATCTTCAGCACCAGTAGAATGAAGTGTCTCCTGAACTCCATCCTGTCATCTTCGGTATCTATCGGACAATGCCTGACAAAATGCCTCAGCTGCACAGTTTTCAATCGGTGATACCTtgttttaattaacacatgagcagcATTGCTTTTGTCGAACGGTGGGAAGTCGTCAACTGCAACATGGATATGTATAAAATAGGGCAAGTTGAGCAGTGTCATACATAGATAATAGCAATGAACATGAAGACCGAAACAAAACTAACCAATTCAGTGGTGTGTAATAGGTAAAGGTATACTCACCCCCGGGCGGGATACCAAAAAGACGCTGGAAGAGCTCCAGCATAATGCGGATGTTCCCATTTTCTAGCTTGAGGGTGCTCGTTTCAGTGTCATAGGCTTTGGCCAACATCACCATTATGCCTTGCCTCACTTGCCACTTCGGAACAAGCTTCAGGAAACCAaaaccaatttcttctatctcatcAAGCTTTGCTTGATCCTGATTGGTTTCCAGTTCTTTGAACAAGTCCGCTATGTAATATGGTGAGCATCTTGTCTCTAGTAATTTCTGTAAAACATACCACGGGACTGTCAGAAGGAAACAACTGAATAGGAACTATAACAAGAGCACAACATTGTGGATGAGGTTTTACCGGCTTTCCCATGTATATAAGTTGGTCTCTTCATAAATAGCAGAAATTGATTCCAAGTAGAAACTTCACTTGTGTTATCCAAAGTCAACTAatctaaaattacaaaaatttataATGAGAAAAGCATTTATTTAACCTATTTATAACCATCGTACACTAATCTTATGAACAAGACACATCTGATGTAAAGAACGAACACTCTCAAAGGCAAATTATTATACACAccaattataatttcaatttgcTAACAAAAGCTCCTAGAAATATGTCAAAAAATCAGCTAAATGTTAAAAGAAGCCACAACCATTGTAAAATCATTGTGCACCATTGCTCTTGTCGCTCAGTGAATCATGAGGGAACCAAATATGTACAGAAACACATGTTGATCGCAACGGAttttgtaactaaaaaaaattacagCAATTATTTAACCTATTTGTATAATCACATGCCCAATTTCAGTAGGGAAAAATTTTTTTCTGCACAATACAAAAAGACTAAGTATGCTTAAAATATACACTCATTCTCAACTGAATTTGTTTCTCCATGTATCACAAGAAAATTCACCAAAAGACACATTACTATGAACAATACACACATTAAGCAAATTAaactgagaaaaaaaaaatatcagtGAATGTTGCTAAAATTTGCAAGACACATCTGAGAAAAAGGTGTACTCCAAAAAAAAAATGTAGACCcaaaaaatacaaattcaattTGCTAATAAAAAGCTCATTTAAACATTTCTATAAACGCAAAATGTTAATACATGCCACACCAATCATATAATAAATTTTTACCACTTTAGTTGTCGCTCGAGGAATAAAAGAAGgaaccaaatatctaataaaaaacACATAGATCTCAATGCATTGTTCAACATATATACTCATTCTCAACTGAATTTGTTTCTATGTGTTTCACAATAAAATGTACCACAAAACACATTAAGCTACTATGAAAAAGTCACATTAAGCAAattaaatcgaaaaaaaaaacaaaattagagAATATTGATAAGATGAACAACACGCCTCTGAGGTTAAGTTGGTGTACTTTTAACAGAAAATTAgtagatggtgcacgaaattgtgatcatcaacaatggcgccaaagacttggtgctctcaaatgtgaatcacactttgtcacaactttgcacaactaaccagcaagtgcactgggtcgtccaagtaataaaccttacgtgagtaagggtcgatcccacagagattgtcggcttgaagcaagctatggtcaccttgtaaatctcagtcaggtggattcagatggttatagagaattgataattaaaaagtaaaaactcacaatagagtgaggtcgaatcccacaaggattggttgagtgagcaattcggattagaagtatgttctagttgagcggaatcaagatttagatgagaattgcggaatcttaaattgcatgaagtaaagagcagaagctaaattgctgaaattaaaagggaactCCATTCATGGcaattcaagtaatataactaaaaactcatggaatttgcatcaaaatcttcatgttgaatgatttaagacaagcatgactatttggcccaaatgattacttaaggctcaggaaaatgcataaaacaactaaaaataaaagaaaaaggctagtgaaactagcctaagatgccttggcatcagatacttatgtaattcattggtgataatttcagataagcgtatagagatgctttcgttcctcctgaacctctgctttcctactgtcttcatccaatcattcctactgccttccatggtaagcttatgcagggcatcaccgttgtcaatggctacatcccgtcctctcagtgaaaatggtccaaaatgcactgtcaccgcacggctattcatctgtcggttcttgatcatactggaataggattcagtcatccttttgcgtctgtcactacgcccagcactcgcgagtttgaagctcgtcacagccatcccttcccagatcctattcggaataccatagacaaggtttagactttccggatctcaagaatggccaccaataattctagcctataccacaaagattctgatctcatggaatggaaggctcggttgtcaggtgaggcaaccatgcgtcatgaaccagaaggctaagagatatgcacttaagcgattgcaagtagaacggaggtggttgtcaggcacgcgttcatgggtgagaatgatgatgaatgtcatggatcatcaccttcctcaggttgaagaacaagtgtatatcttagataagaaataggcttgagttgaatagaaaaacaatagtactttgcattaattcatgaggaacagcagagctccacacattaatctatggtgtgtagaaactctaccgttgaaaatacataagaaaaaggtccaggcatggccgagaggctagcctccatgatctcagaactacaagtccaaagatgttccaaaagatcctaaatacaatagtaaaaagtcctatttatgctaaactagttactagggttacagagataagtaaatgatgcagaaatccacttccggggcccacttggagtgttcttgggctgagcattgaagctttcacgtggagaggtctttcttggagttaaacgccagtttataacctgtttctggcgtttaactccactttgcaacctgtttctagcgtttgacactagaatagggcagagagctggcgttgaacaccagtttgcgtcgtctaaactcgggaaaagtatggactatcatatattgctggaaagccctggatgtctactttccaatccaattgagagcgcgtcatttggagttcggtagctccagaaaatccagtttgagtgcagggaggtcagaatccaacagcatctgcagtccttcttcaacctctgaatctgatttttgctcaagtccctcaatttcagccagaaaatatctgaaatcatagaaaaacacacaaactcatagtaaagtctagaaatgtgaatttttttaaaaactaataaaatatactaaaaactaatcaaatcatactgaaaactatataaaaacaatgccaaaaagcgtataaattatccgctcatcacaacaccaaacttaaattgttgcttgtctccaagcaactgaaaatcaaataggataaaaagaagagaatatactataaagaggtaatgaccaattcggtacccgaaagattcaaacgctgatATTTTGGTACCCAACTATTGATATTGACAAAAAGGTACCTGAATGATTAAAAATTTTGCCAAGCGTGTCCAAGAGCTTGCCGGAACATAGCTCCGGTGAGTACGATGCTTACGTGGAGACCATTTTTTGCTGACAAGGTTAGTGTTATATTAGATgaaatttctaatttaaattatgcTTATCCTACTTGGAAAATAAACTTAACCTAATTTGAACATTAGTTTTGCCCCAAATTAATTTTGCCCTAAAACCCAATTAGCATATACGAAGTTACTAGTTACTGAGTTACTGTGGTTAGTCTGTCACTAGCGAAACTCAAAGGTCACGTAGAGAGGGAGAGACATTGCACTGGAAGCTTGGCGCGAAGAAGAACGATACAAGGCGAGAGGCATTGTCGAATCAAGGGTAACGGTTCTCAAGTGGCATCGTGGGATCACCATTCTTCGCAAGGAGCGACCCTACGaagaggtacattctgcttcatGTTCTTGGTTTAAGTTCTGGTTTTTTGCGTTTGCTGGTGACATCCTGTTTATTCATTGTATCTTCCTTCTACTATTTCTTAGATGGGACGTTTAAAGCAGGGTGCAGACCCTTCATAGTGTTAGATGGGACGTTTCTGAAAGGCTACTTTGGAGGGCAGTTACTAACAGCAGTAGGTCAGGACGCGAATAACCAGCTTTTTCCAATTGCATACGGTGTTGTCGATGCAGAAACTCGGGAAAATTGGAGATTCTTTCTCGAGGAGTTACATACTGACATAGGGGACTATAATGAGAATGGCTGGGTTTTCATGTTCGACCAGCAAAAGGTAATATGCAGTGTATCCAATCATTATTGTTCTTATATTCCTACTTGAGTAACTTAAGTGTATTAATGTTAACTACTGAATTTACCCATGAATGCAGGGATTGATACCAGCATTACAGGATGTGATGCCAGGTGTGAAGCACAGATTTTGTTGTATGCATATGTGGAGAAACCTGAACAAACGATGGAAGGATAAGGAGCTTAAGGGAGCATTCTGGCAATATGCAAAAGCAACTACTGATCAAGAATTCAAGGATGCAATGGCTAATGTGAAACGGATCAATAAACAGGCGTGGGAGTATTTGGATAAATTTGAGCAAGAACAGTGGTCGAGAAGCAAGTTTTCTGAATGGCCAAAGGTTGATAGCTTGACTAGCAACAACTGTGAATCGTTTAATTCAACCATTGTGGGTCTGCGGGAGAAAAGCATACTGACAATGCTTGAGGAGCTCAGGTTCTATATCATGAAGACGATGGCAACTCACAAGGACGCACTGATGGCTTACACTGGACATATAGCCCCTATACAAGTGAGTAGATTAGAGAAGGAAAAAAACAAGCTAACTACTGGGAGGCACAGTGGTGTGGTGATGATGAACATAACAAATTTGAAGTCAGAAAGTGGCAACATAGAGTCAGGGTGAACACAAGAGAGAGGACATGTTCCTGCAGAAAATGGCAACTGACTGGACTACCATGCTGTCATGGTATTGCAGCAATCCAGAGGAAGAATGAGAAGCCTGAAGACTATGTCCATCACAAGCTCACCATCGAGGCATACAACAGGACTTACCAGTTTCACATTAACAGCATACCAAGCCAAGAGTATTGGGAGCACCATGAAGGGTTGCCTTGTCTGCCTCCTCCATACAAGAGGCCTATTGGAAGACCTtccaagaaaaggaagaaggaCAGCAGCGAGCAAGACTCTGGGAGCCAATACAATGCTAAGAGAAGATATGGCCAGATAACATGTCAAACGTGCAAGAGAGTAAGTCAAACAAATTTATTATCTACTATCTACGTACATAATATCATTCAATCATACATAAACTGTTTGAATACTGATTTAATTTATTCATTGACTGGCTGCAAGGTTGGACATAATAGTAGAACTTGCCCTGAGAGATCAAATGGAGCAGCAGCTCAAGAAGAAGGAATTGATGAGGATGAAGCTAGAGAGCAAGAAGCTAACTGGGAGGAGACCATAGAGGCTGCACATGCTGCACATGTTGCAGATGAGGAAAACCTCACTCAAAACCACCCAGAAAGTCAACCTGATGAGGTAaacttttgtattttaattcaaaCCTTGTTCTTTCCAAAATGTTGCACCTGGAACTGAGAAAGCCCCTTTTTAAACTAATCACCCAACTGATACAGAACACTGAGGCTGATTTGTCTACTACAACAACTGCTGCACCCCCTAATGCAGCCACTACACCAGCAACCAGTTCAAGGCCAATAGAGCCAACACCACCAATACCACCAACAAGAGGCAGGGACAGGACCACTCGAAGAGGAAGAAACCCAACCTCAACAGCACCTCAAACTAGGGTTGCCAGCCATGCTGCTGGTTCTAAATGTCAGATCCCAGCCACACCAACCAATGTTGCAGGACCAAGTACTGGGCCTGGGTCAATGTCACAAGGTCCTTTGGTTAGGCCCACTCTGCAAGCCCAAAATTCAGCATCCTCTAGGCCACCAACTGTGACTAGGGAAACCATGGCAGCAGCAAGCCCAGCCACACAGAGCAGGTTCACAAGCTTCATGCCCACCCCATccttgaagaagaaaaagccTTCAGCAAGCATCAAGAAGTGACTTTACTTTCTtggattttcattttgtttttagttcCATGTTGGACCTGATGTAGATACTATGCAACTAAATGCCATTATGGCATGTTTAGTTTTTAGTTCCATGTTGGACCTGATTTAGTATTACTTGTTATCAACATAACTGTCATTATGCCATGTTAGGTTTTTTGGGGCAAAACTTGTGTTATTTTGGGTCTGAGGTATGTTACTCTGGATACTTATGGATTATGATTTCATGCTATGAGACAGGTGTTTTTATACAGCTTCTGTTTATGCCATTTTTTCATCAATGGCTTACCTATCTTATATATGGCTTGCTCACAATTCAACAGCAATAACTCAGTCACAGAAGACTAATAAGAGTGCATCCATTAATTCATCTCAATTATAATTAGGAGAACATTACAAATAAACAAAATTTCATTCCTAAAATCTTAAATTTGACCATTGTCTTCCTACTTAGCCATACAAAGCAGACTCAAAACCAGCCTAAACCCAAACAATATACAGATAACAATCAACAACAACTCAACCAT from Arachis ipaensis cultivar K30076 chromosome B02, Araip1.1, whole genome shotgun sequence harbors:
- the LOC110269195 gene encoding uncharacterized protein LOC110269195; translation: MNNTPLSLSLAKLKGHVERERHCTGSLARRRTIQGERHCRIKGNGSQVASWDHHSSQGATLRRDGTFKAGCRPFIVLDGTFLKGYFGGQLLTAVGQDANNQLFPIAYGVVDAETRENWRFFLEELHTDIGDYNENGWVFMFDQQKGLIPALQDVMPGVKHRFCCMHMWRNLNKRWKDKELKGAFWQYAKATTDQEFKDAMANVKRINKQAWEYLDKFEQEQWSRSKFSEWPKVDSLTSNNCESFNSTIVGLREKSILTMLEELRFYIMKTMATHKDALMAYTGHIAPIQVSRLEKEKNKLTTGRHSGVVMMNITNLKSESGNIESG